A single genomic interval of bacterium harbors:
- a CDS encoding CooT family nickel-binding protein, translating to MCIPAISIVKEMRKSVLKDTFGVIVDDKMVHVDTLMGESKNLQSYFISEVNLMDNYVILKRRK from the coding sequence ATGTGTATTCCAGCGATAAGTATAGTAAAAGAAATGCGCAAATCTGTTTTGAAAGATACTTTTGGAGTTATCGTGGATGATAAAATGGTTCATGTGGATACACTTATGGGCGAAAGCAAAAATCTGCAGAGCTATTTTATAAGTGAAGTTAATCTTATGGATAATTATGTGATACTGA